One Salmo trutta chromosome 12, fSalTru1.1, whole genome shotgun sequence genomic region harbors:
- the tbx3a gene encoding T-box transcription factor TBX3 isoform X1, whose product MSFLMRDPVIQGTSMAYHPFLPHRGPEFAMSAMLGHQPPFFPALALPHNGSLGSLSLPGALGKPIMDQLMGTAESGLHFSSLGHQAAAAHLRPLKTLEPEEEVEDDPKVHLEAKELWETFHKRGTEMVITKSGRRMFPPFKVRCTGLDKKAKYILLMDIVAADDCRYKFHNSRWMVAGKADPEMPKRMYIHPDSPATGEQWMSKVVNFHKLKLTNNISDKHGFVSSSNNSLLFQTILNSMHKYQPRFHIVRANDILKLPYSTFRTYVFPETDFIAVTAYQNDKITQLKIDHNPFAKGFRDTGNGRREKRKQLALQSIRSYEEHQKKENGTSDDSSGEQASFKCFGQASSPAVSTVGPPNLKDFCESDEDSDDESKDDNLKDGPDSSKISATTEDGKAHEASPTKGHQFGVNDSTGRSRESARRTEKSQADSRQSPITVISSTTRSGEDLKSPNGDQPKVDECRSISKESYMPLTVQTDSSPHLSQSHMHHFGFPPGLAGQQFFNHLGGAHPFLLHPSQFNMGGAFSNMAAGMGPLLAAVSSGGVSTMDTASMASPSQSLTGAHGLPFHLQQHVLASQGLAMSPFGSLFPYPYTYMAAAAAASSAASSSVHRHPFLNAVRPRLRYSPYSIPMSVPDSTLLTTAIPSMASSATELKGDGMAMSPVSATQDSTSEVTSRSSTISSGSVSLSPKTCSGKDSTNELQSIQRLVSGLDQKQDRTQSVSP is encoded by the exons ATGAGCTTCCTGATGAGAGATCCAGTCATACAAGGAACGAGTATGGCATACCATCCGTTTTTACCTCACCGGGGTCCGGAATTTGCCATGAGTGCAATGTTGGGTCACCAGCCGCCCTTTTTTCCGGCCCTGGCGCTACCTCACAACGGCTCCCtcggctccctctctctcccgggCGCCCTGGGAAAGCCTATCATGGACCAGCTTATGGGCACCGCTGAGTCCGGCCTCCACTTCTCCTCGCTGGGGCACCAGGCAGCCGCAGCCCATCTGAGGCCTCTGAAGACTCTGGAGCCTGAAGAAGAGGTCGAAGACGACCCGAAAGTTCACCTGGAAGCGAAGGAACTTTGGGAAACTTTCCACAAGCGAGGCACTGAAATGGTTATCACGAAATCCGGAAG GCGAATGTTCCCTCCGTTCAAAGTGAGATGCACTGGCTTGGACAAGAAAGCAAAGTACATTCTGTTGATGGATATTGTTGCAGCCGATGACTGCAGGTATAAATTTCACAACTCGCGTTGGATGGTGGCAGGGAAGGCCGACCCCGAAATGCCAAAGAGGATGTACATTCACCCGGACAGTCCGGCTACTGGCGAGCAGTGGATGTCAAAAGTCGTCAATTTTCACAAACTCAAGCTAACGAATAACATCTCCGACAAGCATGGATTTGTAAGTTCGTCTAAT AATTCTTTACTGTTCCAGACCATCCTGAACTCCATGCACAAATATCAGCCCAGATTTCACATTGTGAGAGCCAACGACATTCTCAAACTACCCTATAGCACGTTCAGGACTTACGTTTTTCCTGAAACGGATTTCATTGCAGTAACGGCCTATCAAAATGACAAG attACACAATTGAAAATCGACCATAATCCTTTTGCCAAAGGATTCCGTGACACTGGCAATGGAAGACGAGAGAAGAG GAAACAGCTGGCCCTGCAGTCAATTCGCTCATACGAGGAGCATCAGAAAAAAGAGAACGGGACGTCCGACGACTCCTCTGGCGAGCAGGCGTCATTCAAGTGTTTCGGCCAGGCCTCATCTCCCGCGGTGTCTACTGTGGGGCCTCCCAACCTGAAAG ACTTTTGCGAGAGTGACGAAGACAGCGACGATGAGAGCAAAGATGACAACCTAAAGGACGGGCCGGACTCCAGTAAGATCTCAGCCACCACGGAGGATGGGAAGGCTCATGAGGCGAGCCCGACTAAAGGCCATCAATTCGGTGTCAATGATTCTACCGGCCGGTCTCGGGAAAGCGCCCGGAGAACTGAGAAAAGCCAGGCGGACTCACGACAGAGCCCCATCACCGTTATCTCCAGCACCACTCGGTCCGGAGAAGACCTCAAGAGTCCAAATGGGGACCAGCCCAAAGTGGACGAGTGCAGGTCTATAAGCAAGGAGAGCTACATGCCTTTGACTGTTCAAACAGACAGCAGTCCGCACTTAAGCCAGAGTCACATGCATCATTTTGGATTTCCACCGGGTTTGGCGGGACAGCAGTTTTTCAATCACTTAGGCGGCGCGCATCCCTTTCTTTTGCACCCCAGTCAGTTTAACATGGGAGGCGCGTTCTCGAATATGGCCGCGGGCATGGGCCCCTTACTGGCAGCGGTGTCCTCTGGAGGGGTTAGCACCATGGACACGGCCAGTATGGCGTCACCCTCGCAAAGCCTGACGGGAGCTCATGGACTGCCTTTTCATCTGCAGCAACATGTCTTGGCATCACAG ggCCTGGCCATGTCTCCATTTGGGAGCCTGTTCCCTTACCCTTACACGTACATGGCAGCAGCGGCGGCAGCCTCTTCCGCAGCCTCCTCCTCTGTCCACCGACACCCTTTCCTGAACGCAGTGCGCCCCCGCCTCAGGTACAGCCCTTACTCCATCCCTATGAGCGTTCCGGATAGCACTCTGCTCACCACCGCCATCCCCTCCATGGCAAGCAGCGCCACCGAGCTGAAAGGGGACGGCATGGCCATGAGCCCAGTCTCGGCCACCCAGGACTCCACCTCGGAGGTCACCAGCCGGTCGTCCACCATATCGTCCGGCTCGGTCTCCCTGTCCCCAAAAACTTGCTCTGGGAAAGATTCCACTAACGAGTTGCAGAGCATTCAGCGCTTGGTCAGCGGACTCGATCAAAAACAGGACAGAACACAAAGCGTGTCCCCTTAG
- the tbx3a gene encoding T-box transcription factor TBX3 isoform X3, producing the protein MSFLMRDPVIQGTSMAYHPFLPHRGPEFAMSAMLGHQPPFFPALALPHNGSLGSLSLPGALGKPIMDQLMGTAESGLHFSSLGHQAAAAHLRPLKTLEPEEEVEDDPKVHLEAKELWETFHKRGTEMVITKSGRRMFPPFKVRCTGLDKKAKYILLMDIVAADDCRYKFHNSRWMVAGKADPEMPKRMYIHPDSPATGEQWMSKVVNFHKLKLTNNISDKHGFVSSSNTILNSMHKYQPRFHIVRANDILKLPYSTFRTYVFPETDFIAVTAYQNDKITQLKIDHNPFAKGFRDTGNGRREKRKQLALQSIRSYEEHQKKENGTSDDSSGEQASFKCFGQASSPAVSTVGPPNLKDFCESDEDSDDESKDDNLKDGPDSSKISATTEDGKAHEASPTKGHQFGVNDSTGRSRESARRTEKSQADSRQSPITVISSTTRSGEDLKSPNGDQPKVDECRSISKESYMPLTVQTDSSPHLSQSHMHHFGFPPGLAGQQFFNHLGGAHPFLLHPSQFNMGGAFSNMAAGMGPLLAAVSSGGVSTMDTASMASPSQSLTGAHGLPFHLQQHVLASQGLAMSPFGSLFPYPYTYMAAAAAASSAASSSVHRHPFLNAVRPRLRYSPYSIPMSVPDSTLLTTAIPSMASSATELKGDGMAMSPVSATQDSTSEVTSRSSTISSGSVSLSPKTCSGKDSTNELQSIQRLVSGLDQKQDRTQSVSP; encoded by the exons ATGAGCTTCCTGATGAGAGATCCAGTCATACAAGGAACGAGTATGGCATACCATCCGTTTTTACCTCACCGGGGTCCGGAATTTGCCATGAGTGCAATGTTGGGTCACCAGCCGCCCTTTTTTCCGGCCCTGGCGCTACCTCACAACGGCTCCCtcggctccctctctctcccgggCGCCCTGGGAAAGCCTATCATGGACCAGCTTATGGGCACCGCTGAGTCCGGCCTCCACTTCTCCTCGCTGGGGCACCAGGCAGCCGCAGCCCATCTGAGGCCTCTGAAGACTCTGGAGCCTGAAGAAGAGGTCGAAGACGACCCGAAAGTTCACCTGGAAGCGAAGGAACTTTGGGAAACTTTCCACAAGCGAGGCACTGAAATGGTTATCACGAAATCCGGAAG GCGAATGTTCCCTCCGTTCAAAGTGAGATGCACTGGCTTGGACAAGAAAGCAAAGTACATTCTGTTGATGGATATTGTTGCAGCCGATGACTGCAGGTATAAATTTCACAACTCGCGTTGGATGGTGGCAGGGAAGGCCGACCCCGAAATGCCAAAGAGGATGTACATTCACCCGGACAGTCCGGCTACTGGCGAGCAGTGGATGTCAAAAGTCGTCAATTTTCACAAACTCAAGCTAACGAATAACATCTCCGACAAGCATGGATTTGTAAGTTCGTCTAAT ACCATCCTGAACTCCATGCACAAATATCAGCCCAGATTTCACATTGTGAGAGCCAACGACATTCTCAAACTACCCTATAGCACGTTCAGGACTTACGTTTTTCCTGAAACGGATTTCATTGCAGTAACGGCCTATCAAAATGACAAG attACACAATTGAAAATCGACCATAATCCTTTTGCCAAAGGATTCCGTGACACTGGCAATGGAAGACGAGAGAAGAG GAAACAGCTGGCCCTGCAGTCAATTCGCTCATACGAGGAGCATCAGAAAAAAGAGAACGGGACGTCCGACGACTCCTCTGGCGAGCAGGCGTCATTCAAGTGTTTCGGCCAGGCCTCATCTCCCGCGGTGTCTACTGTGGGGCCTCCCAACCTGAAAG ACTTTTGCGAGAGTGACGAAGACAGCGACGATGAGAGCAAAGATGACAACCTAAAGGACGGGCCGGACTCCAGTAAGATCTCAGCCACCACGGAGGATGGGAAGGCTCATGAGGCGAGCCCGACTAAAGGCCATCAATTCGGTGTCAATGATTCTACCGGCCGGTCTCGGGAAAGCGCCCGGAGAACTGAGAAAAGCCAGGCGGACTCACGACAGAGCCCCATCACCGTTATCTCCAGCACCACTCGGTCCGGAGAAGACCTCAAGAGTCCAAATGGGGACCAGCCCAAAGTGGACGAGTGCAGGTCTATAAGCAAGGAGAGCTACATGCCTTTGACTGTTCAAACAGACAGCAGTCCGCACTTAAGCCAGAGTCACATGCATCATTTTGGATTTCCACCGGGTTTGGCGGGACAGCAGTTTTTCAATCACTTAGGCGGCGCGCATCCCTTTCTTTTGCACCCCAGTCAGTTTAACATGGGAGGCGCGTTCTCGAATATGGCCGCGGGCATGGGCCCCTTACTGGCAGCGGTGTCCTCTGGAGGGGTTAGCACCATGGACACGGCCAGTATGGCGTCACCCTCGCAAAGCCTGACGGGAGCTCATGGACTGCCTTTTCATCTGCAGCAACATGTCTTGGCATCACAG ggCCTGGCCATGTCTCCATTTGGGAGCCTGTTCCCTTACCCTTACACGTACATGGCAGCAGCGGCGGCAGCCTCTTCCGCAGCCTCCTCCTCTGTCCACCGACACCCTTTCCTGAACGCAGTGCGCCCCCGCCTCAGGTACAGCCCTTACTCCATCCCTATGAGCGTTCCGGATAGCACTCTGCTCACCACCGCCATCCCCTCCATGGCAAGCAGCGCCACCGAGCTGAAAGGGGACGGCATGGCCATGAGCCCAGTCTCGGCCACCCAGGACTCCACCTCGGAGGTCACCAGCCGGTCGTCCACCATATCGTCCGGCTCGGTCTCCCTGTCCCCAAAAACTTGCTCTGGGAAAGATTCCACTAACGAGTTGCAGAGCATTCAGCGCTTGGTCAGCGGACTCGATCAAAAACAGGACAGAACACAAAGCGTGTCCCCTTAG
- the tbx3a gene encoding T-box transcription factor TBX3 isoform X2, which translates to MSFLMRDPVIQGTSMAYHPFLPHRGPEFAMSAMLGHQPPFFPALALPHNGSLGSLSLPGALGKPIMDQLMGTAESGLHFSSLGHQAAAAHLRPLKTLEPEEEVEDDPKVHLEAKELWETFHKRGTEMVITKSGRRMFPPFKVRCTGLDKKAKYILLMDIVAADDCRYKFHNSRWMVAGKADPEMPKRMYIHPDSPATGEQWMSKVVNFHKLKLTNNISDKHGFNSLLFQTILNSMHKYQPRFHIVRANDILKLPYSTFRTYVFPETDFIAVTAYQNDKITQLKIDHNPFAKGFRDTGNGRREKRKQLALQSIRSYEEHQKKENGTSDDSSGEQASFKCFGQASSPAVSTVGPPNLKDFCESDEDSDDESKDDNLKDGPDSSKISATTEDGKAHEASPTKGHQFGVNDSTGRSRESARRTEKSQADSRQSPITVISSTTRSGEDLKSPNGDQPKVDECRSISKESYMPLTVQTDSSPHLSQSHMHHFGFPPGLAGQQFFNHLGGAHPFLLHPSQFNMGGAFSNMAAGMGPLLAAVSSGGVSTMDTASMASPSQSLTGAHGLPFHLQQHVLASQGLAMSPFGSLFPYPYTYMAAAAAASSAASSSVHRHPFLNAVRPRLRYSPYSIPMSVPDSTLLTTAIPSMASSATELKGDGMAMSPVSATQDSTSEVTSRSSTISSGSVSLSPKTCSGKDSTNELQSIQRLVSGLDQKQDRTQSVSP; encoded by the exons ATGAGCTTCCTGATGAGAGATCCAGTCATACAAGGAACGAGTATGGCATACCATCCGTTTTTACCTCACCGGGGTCCGGAATTTGCCATGAGTGCAATGTTGGGTCACCAGCCGCCCTTTTTTCCGGCCCTGGCGCTACCTCACAACGGCTCCCtcggctccctctctctcccgggCGCCCTGGGAAAGCCTATCATGGACCAGCTTATGGGCACCGCTGAGTCCGGCCTCCACTTCTCCTCGCTGGGGCACCAGGCAGCCGCAGCCCATCTGAGGCCTCTGAAGACTCTGGAGCCTGAAGAAGAGGTCGAAGACGACCCGAAAGTTCACCTGGAAGCGAAGGAACTTTGGGAAACTTTCCACAAGCGAGGCACTGAAATGGTTATCACGAAATCCGGAAG GCGAATGTTCCCTCCGTTCAAAGTGAGATGCACTGGCTTGGACAAGAAAGCAAAGTACATTCTGTTGATGGATATTGTTGCAGCCGATGACTGCAGGTATAAATTTCACAACTCGCGTTGGATGGTGGCAGGGAAGGCCGACCCCGAAATGCCAAAGAGGATGTACATTCACCCGGACAGTCCGGCTACTGGCGAGCAGTGGATGTCAAAAGTCGTCAATTTTCACAAACTCAAGCTAACGAATAACATCTCCGACAAGCATGGATTT AATTCTTTACTGTTCCAGACCATCCTGAACTCCATGCACAAATATCAGCCCAGATTTCACATTGTGAGAGCCAACGACATTCTCAAACTACCCTATAGCACGTTCAGGACTTACGTTTTTCCTGAAACGGATTTCATTGCAGTAACGGCCTATCAAAATGACAAG attACACAATTGAAAATCGACCATAATCCTTTTGCCAAAGGATTCCGTGACACTGGCAATGGAAGACGAGAGAAGAG GAAACAGCTGGCCCTGCAGTCAATTCGCTCATACGAGGAGCATCAGAAAAAAGAGAACGGGACGTCCGACGACTCCTCTGGCGAGCAGGCGTCATTCAAGTGTTTCGGCCAGGCCTCATCTCCCGCGGTGTCTACTGTGGGGCCTCCCAACCTGAAAG ACTTTTGCGAGAGTGACGAAGACAGCGACGATGAGAGCAAAGATGACAACCTAAAGGACGGGCCGGACTCCAGTAAGATCTCAGCCACCACGGAGGATGGGAAGGCTCATGAGGCGAGCCCGACTAAAGGCCATCAATTCGGTGTCAATGATTCTACCGGCCGGTCTCGGGAAAGCGCCCGGAGAACTGAGAAAAGCCAGGCGGACTCACGACAGAGCCCCATCACCGTTATCTCCAGCACCACTCGGTCCGGAGAAGACCTCAAGAGTCCAAATGGGGACCAGCCCAAAGTGGACGAGTGCAGGTCTATAAGCAAGGAGAGCTACATGCCTTTGACTGTTCAAACAGACAGCAGTCCGCACTTAAGCCAGAGTCACATGCATCATTTTGGATTTCCACCGGGTTTGGCGGGACAGCAGTTTTTCAATCACTTAGGCGGCGCGCATCCCTTTCTTTTGCACCCCAGTCAGTTTAACATGGGAGGCGCGTTCTCGAATATGGCCGCGGGCATGGGCCCCTTACTGGCAGCGGTGTCCTCTGGAGGGGTTAGCACCATGGACACGGCCAGTATGGCGTCACCCTCGCAAAGCCTGACGGGAGCTCATGGACTGCCTTTTCATCTGCAGCAACATGTCTTGGCATCACAG ggCCTGGCCATGTCTCCATTTGGGAGCCTGTTCCCTTACCCTTACACGTACATGGCAGCAGCGGCGGCAGCCTCTTCCGCAGCCTCCTCCTCTGTCCACCGACACCCTTTCCTGAACGCAGTGCGCCCCCGCCTCAGGTACAGCCCTTACTCCATCCCTATGAGCGTTCCGGATAGCACTCTGCTCACCACCGCCATCCCCTCCATGGCAAGCAGCGCCACCGAGCTGAAAGGGGACGGCATGGCCATGAGCCCAGTCTCGGCCACCCAGGACTCCACCTCGGAGGTCACCAGCCGGTCGTCCACCATATCGTCCGGCTCGGTCTCCCTGTCCCCAAAAACTTGCTCTGGGAAAGATTCCACTAACGAGTTGCAGAGCATTCAGCGCTTGGTCAGCGGACTCGATCAAAAACAGGACAGAACACAAAGCGTGTCCCCTTAG
- the tbx3a gene encoding T-box transcription factor TBX3 isoform X4 yields the protein MSFLMRDPVIQGTSMAYHPFLPHRGPEFAMSAMLGHQPPFFPALALPHNGSLGSLSLPGALGKPIMDQLMGTAESGLHFSSLGHQAAAAHLRPLKTLEPEEEVEDDPKVHLEAKELWETFHKRGTEMVITKSGRRMFPPFKVRCTGLDKKAKYILLMDIVAADDCRYKFHNSRWMVAGKADPEMPKRMYIHPDSPATGEQWMSKVVNFHKLKLTNNISDKHGFTILNSMHKYQPRFHIVRANDILKLPYSTFRTYVFPETDFIAVTAYQNDKITQLKIDHNPFAKGFRDTGNGRREKRKQLALQSIRSYEEHQKKENGTSDDSSGEQASFKCFGQASSPAVSTVGPPNLKDFCESDEDSDDESKDDNLKDGPDSSKISATTEDGKAHEASPTKGHQFGVNDSTGRSRESARRTEKSQADSRQSPITVISSTTRSGEDLKSPNGDQPKVDECRSISKESYMPLTVQTDSSPHLSQSHMHHFGFPPGLAGQQFFNHLGGAHPFLLHPSQFNMGGAFSNMAAGMGPLLAAVSSGGVSTMDTASMASPSQSLTGAHGLPFHLQQHVLASQGLAMSPFGSLFPYPYTYMAAAAAASSAASSSVHRHPFLNAVRPRLRYSPYSIPMSVPDSTLLTTAIPSMASSATELKGDGMAMSPVSATQDSTSEVTSRSSTISSGSVSLSPKTCSGKDSTNELQSIQRLVSGLDQKQDRTQSVSP from the exons ATGAGCTTCCTGATGAGAGATCCAGTCATACAAGGAACGAGTATGGCATACCATCCGTTTTTACCTCACCGGGGTCCGGAATTTGCCATGAGTGCAATGTTGGGTCACCAGCCGCCCTTTTTTCCGGCCCTGGCGCTACCTCACAACGGCTCCCtcggctccctctctctcccgggCGCCCTGGGAAAGCCTATCATGGACCAGCTTATGGGCACCGCTGAGTCCGGCCTCCACTTCTCCTCGCTGGGGCACCAGGCAGCCGCAGCCCATCTGAGGCCTCTGAAGACTCTGGAGCCTGAAGAAGAGGTCGAAGACGACCCGAAAGTTCACCTGGAAGCGAAGGAACTTTGGGAAACTTTCCACAAGCGAGGCACTGAAATGGTTATCACGAAATCCGGAAG GCGAATGTTCCCTCCGTTCAAAGTGAGATGCACTGGCTTGGACAAGAAAGCAAAGTACATTCTGTTGATGGATATTGTTGCAGCCGATGACTGCAGGTATAAATTTCACAACTCGCGTTGGATGGTGGCAGGGAAGGCCGACCCCGAAATGCCAAAGAGGATGTACATTCACCCGGACAGTCCGGCTACTGGCGAGCAGTGGATGTCAAAAGTCGTCAATTTTCACAAACTCAAGCTAACGAATAACATCTCCGACAAGCATGGATTT ACCATCCTGAACTCCATGCACAAATATCAGCCCAGATTTCACATTGTGAGAGCCAACGACATTCTCAAACTACCCTATAGCACGTTCAGGACTTACGTTTTTCCTGAAACGGATTTCATTGCAGTAACGGCCTATCAAAATGACAAG attACACAATTGAAAATCGACCATAATCCTTTTGCCAAAGGATTCCGTGACACTGGCAATGGAAGACGAGAGAAGAG GAAACAGCTGGCCCTGCAGTCAATTCGCTCATACGAGGAGCATCAGAAAAAAGAGAACGGGACGTCCGACGACTCCTCTGGCGAGCAGGCGTCATTCAAGTGTTTCGGCCAGGCCTCATCTCCCGCGGTGTCTACTGTGGGGCCTCCCAACCTGAAAG ACTTTTGCGAGAGTGACGAAGACAGCGACGATGAGAGCAAAGATGACAACCTAAAGGACGGGCCGGACTCCAGTAAGATCTCAGCCACCACGGAGGATGGGAAGGCTCATGAGGCGAGCCCGACTAAAGGCCATCAATTCGGTGTCAATGATTCTACCGGCCGGTCTCGGGAAAGCGCCCGGAGAACTGAGAAAAGCCAGGCGGACTCACGACAGAGCCCCATCACCGTTATCTCCAGCACCACTCGGTCCGGAGAAGACCTCAAGAGTCCAAATGGGGACCAGCCCAAAGTGGACGAGTGCAGGTCTATAAGCAAGGAGAGCTACATGCCTTTGACTGTTCAAACAGACAGCAGTCCGCACTTAAGCCAGAGTCACATGCATCATTTTGGATTTCCACCGGGTTTGGCGGGACAGCAGTTTTTCAATCACTTAGGCGGCGCGCATCCCTTTCTTTTGCACCCCAGTCAGTTTAACATGGGAGGCGCGTTCTCGAATATGGCCGCGGGCATGGGCCCCTTACTGGCAGCGGTGTCCTCTGGAGGGGTTAGCACCATGGACACGGCCAGTATGGCGTCACCCTCGCAAAGCCTGACGGGAGCTCATGGACTGCCTTTTCATCTGCAGCAACATGTCTTGGCATCACAG ggCCTGGCCATGTCTCCATTTGGGAGCCTGTTCCCTTACCCTTACACGTACATGGCAGCAGCGGCGGCAGCCTCTTCCGCAGCCTCCTCCTCTGTCCACCGACACCCTTTCCTGAACGCAGTGCGCCCCCGCCTCAGGTACAGCCCTTACTCCATCCCTATGAGCGTTCCGGATAGCACTCTGCTCACCACCGCCATCCCCTCCATGGCAAGCAGCGCCACCGAGCTGAAAGGGGACGGCATGGCCATGAGCCCAGTCTCGGCCACCCAGGACTCCACCTCGGAGGTCACCAGCCGGTCGTCCACCATATCGTCCGGCTCGGTCTCCCTGTCCCCAAAAACTTGCTCTGGGAAAGATTCCACTAACGAGTTGCAGAGCATTCAGCGCTTGGTCAGCGGACTCGATCAAAAACAGGACAGAACACAAAGCGTGTCCCCTTAG